GCCTGCGGGGCCTTCGTGCGTCCCTGGGCTGCGCATCCGGCCATGAAACATGCCGGAAACGTTCTGGACACCGACCCTTTACGCCCAGGCCGGAAGCGTAACAACCATGCAATGAACCACCAGACCAGGTGAAACACGGGAGGCCGAAAGTTGAATGCAGGACGCCCCGGCGTCAGAGAGAACCACGGGCACCTCGCGAGAGAGCCCCTTCGAGAAAGGACCGAAAGCCATGGAACTTACCGCCAGCAATGTGTGGGTCATGGTGGCTGCGGCCCTGGTGTTGTTCATGACGCCCGGCCTGGCATTCTTCTACGGCGGCATGACCCGTGCCAAAGCCGCCCTGAACATGATGATGATGAGCTTCATCTCCATCGGCATCGTCGGCGTGGTGTGGGTCCTCTGGGGATCCTCCATGAGCGGCGGCGAAGGCGTGTTCGAACTGTTCGGCAACCCCTTCGCCACCTTCGGTCTGGAGAACGTCAGCACCCCTGACGGCCTGATCAAGGCCGGTTACGCCGCCACCTTCGCCATCATCACGGTGGCCCTGATCTCCGGCGCCATCGCGGACCGTGCGAAGTTCGGCGCCTGGGCGCTCTTCGTGCCGGTCTGGGTGACCCTGGTCTACTGCCCGATCGCGTTCATGGTGTGGGGCGGCGGTCTCTTCGGCCCCGACGGCGCCATCGGCAAGGCGCTCGGCCCGGCCATCGACTTCGCAGGCGGCACCGTGGTGCACATCAACGCCGGTGTCGCAGGCCTCATCCTCGTCCTGATCATCGGCAACCGCCGCGGCTTCGGCAAGGACCCGAACCACCGCCCGCACAACATCCCGTTCGTCATGCTCGGTGCGGCGATCCTGTGGTTCGGCTGGTTCGGCTTCAACGCCGGCGCCGCCACCACCGCGCAGCAGGGCGGCCTCATCTGGATCAACACCCTCGCCGCTCCGGCCGCCGGTATGCTCGGCTGGCTCGTGACCGAACGCATCCGTGACGGCCACCCCACCTCGCTGGGCGCCGCGTCCGGTGTGGTCGCGGGTCTGGTCGCCATCACCCCCGCTTGTGCCAACGTCAGCCCGGTGGGCGCCATCGGTCTGGGCATCGTGGCCGGTGTGGCCTCCGCCCTGGCGGTCGGCCTCAAGTTCCGCTTCGGCTACGACGACTCCCTGGACGTGGTGGGTGTCCACCTGGTCTCCGGCCTCATCGGCACCGTCGCCCTGGGCTTCATCGCCATCCCGCTCGAAGGATCCCGCGCCGGCCTCTTCTACGGCGGCGGCTGGGACCAGCTGTGGTCGCAGCTGGCAGCGGCAGGCTTCTCCATGGTCTACACCGCGGTCCTGACGGCCATCATCGGCTTCGCCATCCACAAGACGCTCGGCTTCCGGGTCTCGGAGGAGCAGGAGGAGATCGGCGTGGACCTGTCCCTCCACGCGGAGTCGGCTTACGAATTCGGCATCGCCGGCCAGGGCGGCACCTTCCAGCCGCACGGTTCGCTGGAGGCCATCTCCGAGGCGCTGGATCGCCGGGCAGCAGAGTTCCAGCGGGATTCCGCCGGATCCAAGAAGAGCGCAGGCAAGGATCGCAAGGAGAGTGTTGACGCATGAAACTCGTCACGGCAATCGTCCGCCCGGAGAAGCTCGAGAGCATCCGCGAAGGTCTTGAAGCGTACGGAGTCCAGGGACTCACGGTGAGCGCGGCCAGCGGTTACGGCCGCCAGCGCGGCTATACCGAGGTGTATCGCGGGGCCGAGTACAACGTGAACCTCCTGCCGAAGCTGCGGGTGGAGGTCCTGGCCACGGATGAGACGGCGGATGACGTCGTGGACGTCATCATCGCCAGCTCCAACACCGGCCGCGCCGGTGACGGCAAGGTCTGGTCCGTGGACGTGTACGAAGCGGTCCGGGTCCGGACCGGCGAACGCGGAGCGGCCGCCATTTAGCGGAACCGTTCCGGCCTCCCGCACGACGGGAGGCGCCCTTCCTCCCCAGCACGATCACCTCCCCCCACGACGACGGCGACGCAC
This portion of the Arthrobacter woluwensis genome encodes:
- a CDS encoding ammonium transporter, translated to MELTASNVWVMVAAALVLFMTPGLAFFYGGMTRAKAALNMMMMSFISIGIVGVVWVLWGSSMSGGEGVFELFGNPFATFGLENVSTPDGLIKAGYAATFAIITVALISGAIADRAKFGAWALFVPVWVTLVYCPIAFMVWGGGLFGPDGAIGKALGPAIDFAGGTVVHINAGVAGLILVLIIGNRRGFGKDPNHRPHNIPFVMLGAAILWFGWFGFNAGAATTAQQGGLIWINTLAAPAAGMLGWLVTERIRDGHPTSLGAASGVVAGLVAITPACANVSPVGAIGLGIVAGVASALAVGLKFRFGYDDSLDVVGVHLVSGLIGTVALGFIAIPLEGSRAGLFYGGGWDQLWSQLAAAGFSMVYTAVLTAIIGFAIHKTLGFRVSEEQEEIGVDLSLHAESAYEFGIAGQGGTFQPHGSLEAISEALDRRAAEFQRDSAGSKKSAGKDRKESVDA
- a CDS encoding P-II family nitrogen regulator codes for the protein MKLVTAIVRPEKLESIREGLEAYGVQGLTVSAASGYGRQRGYTEVYRGAEYNVNLLPKLRVEVLATDETADDVVDVIIASSNTGRAGDGKVWSVDVYEAVRVRTGERGAAAI